One window from the genome of Numida meleagris isolate 19003 breed g44 Domestic line chromosome 24, NumMel1.0, whole genome shotgun sequence encodes:
- the LOC110387999 gene encoding loricrin-like translates to MCSRQDKDQCHTQERYTRQSSGCHSSGGGGCHSSGGGGGCHSSGGGGGCHSSGGGGGCHSSGGGGCHSSGGSGGCHSSGGSSCHGKPQVQYHYQQQPQQQQQQQIHQLPSQKMK, encoded by the coding sequence ATGTGCTCCCGCCAGGACAAGGACCAGTGCCACACACAGGAGCGCTACACCCGCCAGAGCAGCGGCTGTCACAGCTCTGGAGGTGGTGGCTGTCACAGCAGCGGCGGCGGTGGTGGCTGTCACAGCTCCGGTGGCGGCGGTGGCTGTCACAGCTCCGGTGGTGGCGGTGGATGTCATAGCTCCGGCGGTGGTGGCTGTCACAGCTCCGGTGGCAGCGGCGGCTGTCACAGCTCTGGCGGCTCCAGCTGCCATGGGAAGCCTCAGGTCCAGTACCACTACCAGCAGcagccgcagcagcagcagcagcagcagatccaCCAGCTGCCCTCGCAGAAGATGAAGTGA
- the LOC110387996 gene encoding protein MRP-126: MSKGCQTQGPLSELEKAIDVIIDVFHQYSRREGDKDTLTRKELKLLIEKQLANYLKNVKNQVSIDQIFKDLDGNKDEQLSFGEVMLLIIRVTVATHEHLHFCEDHQHQHQHQHQHQHQHQHNH, translated from the exons ATGAGCAAG GGCTGCCAGACCCAGGGACCGCTCTCCGAGCTGGAGAAGGCCATAGATGTCATCATCGATGTCTTCCACCAGTACTCGAGACGGGAGGGGGACAAAGACACCCTGACCAGGAAGGAGCTGAAGCTCCTGATTGAGAAGCAGCTTGCCAACTACCTGAAG AACGTGAAGAATCAGGTCTCTATTGACCAAATCTTCAAGGATCTTGACGGCAACAAGGATGAGCAGCTGAGCTTCGGCGAGGTGATGCTCCTGATCATCCGGGTGACCGTCGCCACCCACGAGCACCTCCACTTCTGTGAGgaccaccagcaccagcaccaacaccagcaccagcaccagcaccagcaccagcacaacCACTGA
- the LOC110388000 gene encoding loricrin-like: MCSRQDKDQCHTQERYTRQSSGCHSSGGGGCHSSGGGGGCHSSGGGGGCHSSGGGGGCHSSGGGGCHSSGGSGGCHSSGSSSCHGKPQVQYHYQQQPQQQQQQQIHQLPSQKMK; the protein is encoded by the coding sequence ATGTGCTCCCGCCAGGACAAGGACCAGTGCCACACACAGGAGCGCTACACCCGCCAGAGCAGCGGCTGTCACAGCTCTGGAGGTGGTGGCTGTCACAGCTCTGGCGGCGGTGGTGGCTGTCACAGCTCCGGTGGCGGCGGTGGATGTCATAGTTCTGGTGGTGGCGGTGGCTGTCACAGCTCCGGTGGTGGTGGCTGTCACAGCTCTGGTGGCAGCGGTGGCTGTcacagctctggcagctccagctgccatGGGAAGCCTCAGGTCCAGTACCACTACCAGCAGcagccgcagcagcagcagcagcagcagatccaCCAGCTGCCCTCGCAGAAGATGAAGTGA
- the LOC110387963 gene encoding loricrin-like, whose protein sequence is MIYSSGRESYFNLNSTWYDPAGSWLDTRRTPFRYGYNNCCSSRCDGEGVEGMRGHNYRHYGYRQPVCSERCQGYTTAESCHGGGGSSCARRPTYSYGSTGGCQGYGRSVCSERCQGSSGSCHGGGGSSCVRRPTYSYGSTGGCQGYGRSVCSERCQGSSGSCHGGGGSSCVRRPTYSYGSTGGCQGYGRSVCSERCQGGSSGGGCHSSVQQPQFSEPVQSIPQCCPMPAPVQQVPVAKCVPHQQQQQVCKVPARKIK, encoded by the coding sequence ATGATCTACTCCTCCGGAAGAGAATCCTACTTCAACCTGAACTCCACTTGGTACGACCCCGCTGGGTCCTGGCTCGACACCCGGCGCACGCCGTTCCGCTACGGCTACAACAACTGCTGCTCCTCGCGGTGCGACGGCGAGGGTGTGGAGGGCATGAGAGGACACAACTACCGGCACTACGGCTACCGGCAGCCGGTCTGTTCCGAGCGATGCCAGGGTTACACCACGGCTGAGTCGTGCCACGGAGGCGGCGGGTCCAGCTGTGCCAGGAGGCCCACCTACAGCTATGGGTCAACGGGGGGCTGCCAGGGTTATGGGCGATCGGTGTGCTCCGAGAGGTGCCAGGGGTCCTCGGGTTCGTGCCACGGTGGTGGTGGatccagctgtgtcaggaggcCCACCTACAGCTATGGGTCAACTGGAGGATGCCAAGGCTACGGGAGGTCGGTGTGCTCCGAGCGGTGCCAGGGGTCCTCGGGTTCATGCCATGGAGGTGGTGGCTCAAGCTGCGTCAGGAGACCCACCTACAGCTATGGGTCAACGGGGGGATGCCAAGGCTACGGGAGGTCGGTGTGCTCTGAGCGGTGCCAGGGAGGGTCCTCAGGAGGGGGATGccacagctcagtgcagcagcCGCAATTTAGTGAGCCAGTGCAGAGCATCCCGCAGTGCTGCCCCAtgccagccccagtgcagcaaGTGCCCGTGGCCAAGTGCGtcccccaccagcagcagcagcaggtctgcAAGGTGCCAGCCCGAAAGATAAAGTAG
- the LOC110388017 gene encoding small proline-rich protein 2G-like, with protein sequence MGSSGSCHRQEPSCHSSQPCHSSGPSCHSSNQHIPAPVYPCATPCNPPAQNYCAPAQCYPPPVQTFCPPNTNTVCKVQPPCPKF encoded by the coding sequence ATGGGTTCCAGTGGGTCCTGCCACCGCCAGGAGCCCTCctgccacagctcccagccctgccacagCTCGGGGCCCTCCTGCCATTCCAGCAACCAGCACATCCCTGCGCCCGTGTACCCCTGCGCGACGCCGTGCAACCCTCCAGCGCAGAACTACTGTGCGCCTGCACAGTGCTATCCCCCACCGGTGCAGACCTTCTGCCCTCCGAACACCAACACAGTCTGCAAAGTGCAACCACCGTGCCCCAAGTTCTAG
- the LOC110388002 gene encoding keratin-associated protein 5-1-like: MCSRQDKDQCHRQERSSCHSSEGCGGGSGGSGCHRSSGSRCHSSSGGSGCHGSSGSGCHGSSGSGCHGSSGGSRCHGSSGSGCHGSSGGSCHGMPQDCQQQIYQVSSKMK, translated from the coding sequence ATGTGCTCCCGCCAGGACAAGGACCAGTGCCACCGCCAGGAGCGGTCCTCGTGCCACAGCAGTGAGGGGTGCGGTGGGGGCAGCGGGGGATCCGGGTGCCACAGGAGCAGTGGATCCAGGTGCCATAGCAGCAGTGGTGGGTCTGGATGCCATGGGAGCAGTGGATCTGGATGCCATGGGAGCAGTGGATCTGGATGCCATGGGAGCAGTGGGGGATCCAGATGCCATGGGAGCAGCGGATCCGGATGCCATGGGAGTAGTGGAGGATCCTGCCATGGAATGCCACAAGATTGCCAGCAGCAAATTTATCAAGTATCCTCCAAGATGAAGTGA